The genomic window GGTAACTACGGTCAGCCGCAGCAGCAGCCGCGTCAGGGCACCGTCTACGGTCAGCCTCAGCAGCAGCAGGACCCGGCCTACCCGCAGCAGGGGCATCAGCCCACCCCGCAGGGCTACCCGCCGCAGCAGCAGTGGCCACAGCAGGACTACGGCCAGCAGCAGCAGTGGCCGCCGCGAGACTGACGGAACACGAAAGGCCGGCCCGAGGGCCGGCCTTTTTCGTACCCCGCCTCACACCGTGACGGAGGTGGACCTGGAAAGCCTCTCCAGGAACTCCTCCGGGCACTCCCGGAGATCGTCCAGACGACCGGCCGACAACGCCCGGTACGTCAGCGAAGCGGCTTCCTCCAGGTTGCGGGCCCGCTTGTGCGCGAGCTCGACGGAGTCACCCATCACCACGCAACCGTGCTGACTGAGCACCAGGCAGTCGGTGCCGTCGGCGGCCATCGCGGCGGTCAGGGCGGCCAGTTCGGTGGTGCCCGGCAGCCGGAACGGCACGGTGGACACCCGGCGCAGGTAGAAGGCGTGATCGGTGGTCACGATCCGGATGCGTTCGCCGAGAGCGTCCAGCAGCAATGCCGTCTGCGGGTGCAGGTGCACCACGGCGTTCACGTCCGGTCTCGCCCGGTAGAGCGCGAGGTGCAGCGCCATTTCGCTGGTCGGTTCGATTCGCGGCGGGAGGACACTGCCGACGACGGCCGGGCCCCCGTCAGCGATCCGAACCGGTGCGAAGGTGTTGCGGCTGAGTCGATCCAGCCATGATCCACTTGCGGTGATCCAGATGGCGTCCTCGCCGGGAATGCGGGCGGACAGATTGCCGCCCGATCCACACACGAGGCCCGCCTGCACCACGTCGTAACCAACATGCGCAAGCTGATCACGCAGGTCACCGGGGACGTAGTTCACCCGTTCCTCCTCAGGTCCGCCGGCCGTCGCGGGGCCGGGGTCCTCCGCCTGGCGTCACGCCCCCATGGTCGGTGACGCCAGGCATTACCCAGTCTCGCTTCAGCGGGCCTTCTTGGTGGCCCGCTTCCGCGGCGGGGTCAGCAGGTCGGCGATGGTGGCGATGGCACTCGGCACCAGCCGGTAGTACGCCCACACACCCCGCTTCTCCCGCTCGAGCAGACCAGCTTCGGTAAGAATCCGAAGATGGTGACTAACGGTGGGCTGCGACAGCCCTAGGGGGGCCGTCAGGTCGCAGACGCACGCCTCACCGTCCGTTGCGGACTGAATGAGGCTCAGCAGCCGTAGCCGGGCCGGGTCGGCGAGCGCCTTCAGCACTCCCGCCAGGCGCTCAGCGTCAGCGCGTTCAATAGGCTCACCGGCAAGCGGCGAGATCTGAGGCATGGTCATTTCCGCCAACGCAGTTCCCACGATCTCCATCCTTCCACCAACTGCATCGATTCTCCTGCATGTCAGCAGGAACGAACCGGCTAACTTTCAGGCCGTAAGGCCGACATCGATCGCCGAGACGGCCACCCGAACACCCTCATCGGGTCCACCGAAC from Actinoplanes derwentensis includes these protein-coding regions:
- a CDS encoding class II aldolase/adducin family protein translates to MNYVPGDLRDQLAHVGYDVVQAGLVCGSGGNLSARIPGEDAIWITASGSWLDRLSRNTFAPVRIADGGPAVVGSVLPPRIEPTSEMALHLALYRARPDVNAVVHLHPQTALLLDALGERIRIVTTDHAFYLRRVSTVPFRLPGTTELAALTAAMAADGTDCLVLSQHGCVVMGDSVELAHKRARNLEEAASLTYRALSAGRLDDLRECPEEFLERLSRSTSVTV
- a CDS encoding ArsR/SmtB family transcription factor produces the protein MEIVGTALAEMTMPQISPLAGEPIERADAERLAGVLKALADPARLRLLSLIQSATDGEACVCDLTAPLGLSQPTVSHHLRILTEAGLLEREKRGVWAYYRLVPSAIATIADLLTPPRKRATKKAR